The following proteins come from a genomic window of Pararhodobacter sp.:
- the rpsJ gene encoding 30S ribosomal protein S10 encodes MSGQTIRIRLKAFDYRVLDASTAEIVNTAKRTGANVRGPIPLPNKIEKFTVLRGPHIDKKSRDQWEIRTHKRLLDIIDPTPQTVDALMKLDLAAGVDVEIKV; translated from the coding sequence ATGTCAGGTCAGACTATTCGAATCCGGCTGAAAGCCTTTGATTACCGTGTGTTGGATGCCAGCACCGCGGAAATCGTGAACACGGCTAAGCGTACCGGCGCTAACGTTCGCGGGCCAATTCCATTGCCCAATAAAATTGAGAAGTTCACGGTTCTGCGTGGTCCGCACATCGACAAGAAGTCGCGCGACCAGTGGGAAATCCGTACGCACAAGCGCCTTCTCGACATCATCGATCCGACCCCGCAGACCGTGGACGCGCTCATGAAGCTCGACCTCGCTGCCGGCGTTGACGTCGAAATCAAGGTATAA
- the rplC gene encoding 50S ribosomal protein L3 has product MRSGVIAKKLGMTRLFMEDGRQVPVTVLQLDGLQVVAQRTADTDGYTAVQLGAGTAKAKRVSAPMRGHYAKANVAPKRKLAEFRVSPDNLIDVGAEISADHYLPGQFVDIAGTSIGKGFQGVMKRHNFGGLRASHGVSVSHRSHGSTGQCQDPGKVFKGKKMAGHMGAVRVTTQNLQIVRCDADRGLIMVKGAVPGSKGGWVTIKDAVKKPAHADAPRPAALKATASAEAAPAAVEGAQE; this is encoded by the coding sequence ATGCGCTCTGGAGTGATTGCAAAAAAGCTGGGCATGACCCGGCTGTTCATGGAGGATGGTCGCCAGGTTCCGGTCACCGTTCTTCAACTCGATGGTCTTCAAGTGGTCGCCCAGCGCACCGCTGATACCGATGGTTACACCGCTGTCCAACTCGGCGCCGGTACCGCCAAGGCCAAGCGAGTGTCCGCGCCGATGCGTGGCCACTACGCGAAAGCCAACGTGGCACCAAAGCGCAAGCTTGCCGAGTTCCGTGTCAGCCCTGACAACCTGATCGACGTTGGCGCCGAGATTTCGGCTGACCACTATCTGCCCGGGCAGTTCGTGGACATCGCCGGCACCTCGATCGGTAAGGGCTTTCAGGGTGTCATGAAGCGCCACAACTTTGGCGGTCTTCGGGCCTCGCACGGCGTGTCCGTCAGCCACCGGTCGCACGGGTCCACGGGCCAGTGTCAGGACCCTGGCAAGGTGTTCAAAGGCAAGAAGATGGCCGGCCACATGGGCGCTGTCCGTGTGACCACCCAAAACCTGCAGATCGTCCGTTGCGACGCCGACCGTGGCCTGATCATGGTCAAGGGCGCCGTTCCGGGGTCGAAGGGTGGCTGGGTCACCATCAAGGATGCCGTCAAGAAGCCTGCCCATGCTGATGCGCCGCGTCCCGCTGCGTTGAAAGCAACGGCGTCGGCAGAGGCTGCGCCTGCTGCTGTTGAAGGAGCTCAAGAATGA